In Halalkalibaculum roseum, a single window of DNA contains:
- a CDS encoding YqaE/Pmp3 family membrane protein yields MDILKIIFAVILPPLGVFLEVGLTGAFWLNVILTILGYIPGIIHAVWIIAKH; encoded by the coding sequence ATGGATATACTAAAAATTATTTTTGCTGTTATTCTTCCTCCTCTCGGAGTTTTTTTAGAAGTTGGATTAACCGGTGCTTTTTGGCTAAATGTTATACTGACCATACTTGGCTACATTCCCGGAATAATTCATGCTGTATGGATTATTGCCAAACATTAA
- a CDS encoding lmo0937 family membrane protein, whose amino-acid sequence MGNLLYIIAVILIIGWLVGFIGYSAGGLIHVLLVIAVIAILLQVIQGKKIF is encoded by the coding sequence ATGGGAAATCTACTTTATATTATTGCCGTAATTTTAATAATCGGCTGGCTGGTTGGATTTATTGGATACAGTGCAGGTGGACTGATTCACGTATTACTTGTCATTGCCGTTATAGCAATTTTATTACAGGTGATTCAAGGAAAAAAGATCTTTTAA